From a single Nicotiana tomentosiformis chromosome 2, ASM39032v3, whole genome shotgun sequence genomic region:
- the LOC117276592 gene encoding cyclin-D3-1-like: MGIQNNEHNQDQTQSFLLDALYCEEERWEETIEDEILEKEATLPLPLPLLEQDLFWEDEELLSLFTKEKETISNFETIKTDPLLCLARKEAVKWILKVNAHYGFSTFTAILAINYFDRFLSSLHFQKDKPWMIQLVAVTCLSLAAKVEETQVPLLLDFQVIYSFYPIFALLANL, from the coding sequence ATGGGAATACAAAACAATGAGCATAATCAAGACCAAACCCAATCTTTCCTTTTAGATGCTCTTTactgtgaagaagaaagatgggaagaaaCAATTGAAGATGAGATTTTAGAAAAAGAAGCAACACTACCACTTCCTCTGCCTTTACTAGAACAAGACTTGTTTTGGGAAGATGAAGAGCTACTCTCTCTTttcacaaaagaaaaagaaacaatttCCAACTTTGAAACTATTAAAACAGACCCTTTACTTTGTTTAGCTCGTAAagaagctgtgaaatggattcttaAAGTAAATGCCCATTATGGATTCTCAACATTCACTGCTATTCTTGCTATTAATTACTTTGATAGGTTTCTTTCAAGTCTTCATTTTCAGAAAGATAAGCCTTGGATGATTCAACTTGTAGCTGTTACTTGTCTTTCTTTGGCTGCTAAAGTTGAAGAAACTCAAGTTCCTCTTCTTTTGGACTTCCAAGTAATTTACTCTTTCTATCCCATTTTTGCTTTACTTGCCAATCTTTAG